A single region of the Phaenicophaeus curvirostris isolate KB17595 chromosome 4, BPBGC_Pcur_1.0, whole genome shotgun sequence genome encodes:
- the IDH3B gene encoding isocitrate dehydrogenase [NAD] subunit beta, mitochondrial isoform X1 — protein MAALGVRRVAAAGLLRAQSLGAWRGLRVPTTTLQQNPEAKSHSTKPEGTFQVTMLPGDGVGPELMHAVKEVFKAASVPVVFDEHHLSEVQNMASEEKLDQVVDSMKESKVALIGKIHTPMEYKGELASYDMRLRRKLDLFANVVHVKSLPGYQTRHNNLDLVIIREQTEGEYSSLEHESAKGVIECLKIITRAKSQRIAKFAFDFATKKGRSKVTAVHKANIMKLGDGLFLQCCEEVAELYPKIKFETMIIDNCCMQLVQNPYQFDVLVMPNLYGNIIDNLAAGLVGGAGVVPGESYSAEYAVFEMGARHPFAQAVGRNIANPTAMLLSAANMLRHLNLEFHSNLISDAVKKVIKVGKVRTRDLGGYSTTSDFVKSVIDHLHPHYGA, from the exons atggcggcgctgGGAGTGAGGCGGGTGGCGGCCGCG GGTCTCTTGCGTGCCCAGAGCCTTGGAGCATGGAGGGGCCTGCgtgtccccaccaccaccctccAGCAGAACCCAGAGGCCAAG TCGCACAGCACAAAGCCTGAGGGCACGTTCCAGGTCACCATGCTGCCCGGAGACGGTGTGGGCCCCGAGCTGATGCACGCTGTCAAAGAAGTCTTCAAG GCGGCCAGCGTGCCCGTGGTCTTCGATGAGCATCACCTCAGCGAGGTGCAGAACATGGCATCAGAGGAGAAACTGGATCAAGTGGTGGATTCCATGAAGGAAAGCAAGGTGGCCCTCATAG GGAAAATCCACACCCCCATGGAGTACAAGGGAGAGCTGGCGTCCTACGACATGCGGCTCCG gcGCAAACTGGACCTGTTCGCCAATGTTGTCCATGTCAAGAGCTTGCCGGGCTACCAGACGCGGCACAACAACTTGGACCTCGTCATCATCCGCGAGCAGACGGAGGGCGAGTACAGCTCGCTGGAGCATGAG AGCGCGAAGGGCGTGATCGAGTGCCTGAAGATCATCACGCGGGCCAAGTCCCAGCGCATCGCCAAGTTCGCCTTCGACTTCGCCACCAAGAAGGGGCGCTCCAAGGTGACGGCCGTGCACAAAGCCAACATCAT GAAGCTGGGCGACGGGCTCTTCCTGCAGTGCTGCGAGGAAGTGGCAGAGCTGTACCCCAAGATCAAGTTTGAAACCATGATCATCGACAACTGCTGCATGCAG CTGGTGCAGAATCCGTACCAGTTCGACGTCCTGGTGATGCCAAACCTTTACGGGAACATCATTGACAACCTGGCAGCCGGCTTGGTGGGCGGCGCCGGCGTCGTTCCCGGCGAGAGCTACAGCGCCGAGTACGCCGTCTTCGAGATG GGCGCCCGGCACCCCTTCGCCCAGGCGGTGGGCAGGAACATCGCCAACCCCACGGCCATGCTGCTCTCCGCCGCCAACATGCTGCGGCATCTCAA CCTGGAATTCCACTCCAATTTGATCTCGGATGCGGTGAAGAAGGTGATCAAAGTCGGCAAA GTGCGGACGCGGGACTTGGGCGGTTACTCCACCACTTCCGACTTCGTCAAATCCGTGATTGACCACCTGCACCCCCACTACGGGGCCTAG
- the NOP56 gene encoding nucleolar protein 56, with protein MVLLHVLFEHAAGYALFAVREVEEIGMLLPQVEESVLTVGKFHNVVKLAAFAPFKSAQSALENMNAVSEGILHEDLRLLLETSLPPKKKKVLLGVADAKIGAAILEELGYQCQTGGVVAEILRGIRLHFHALVKGLTAQSASKAQLGLGHSYSRAKVKFNVNRVDNMIIQSISLLDQLDKDINTFSMRVREWYGYHFPELIKIVPENYTYCRLAKFIGNRKELSEESLEGLEEIVMDAAKAQAILEASRSSMGMDISPLDLINIESFSSRVISLSEYRKGLQEYLRSKMSQVAPSLSALIGEVVGARLISHAGSLTNLAKYPASTVQILGAEKALFRALKTRGNTPKYGLIFHSTFIGRAAAKNKGRISRYLANKCTIASRIDCFSEVPTSVFGDKLREQVEERLAFYETGEPPRKNLEVMKEAMAEASEVVAEVKRKQEKKEKKKKKREKRRLEALAAAAEEAENAEENDVEPKKKKKKKKQQEPEAESELEAASEPEENGLEEEEEEAVPKRKRKLVAEADQEEEDVEKKKRKKKKKARDLED; from the exons ATG GTGCTGCTGCACGTCCTGTTCGAGCACGCGGCCGGGTACGCGCTGTTCGCCGTGCGGGAGGTGGAGGAGATCGGGATGCTGCTGCCGCAG GTGGAGGAGAGCGTCCTGACCGTGGGCAAGTTTCACAACGTGGTGAAGCTCGCGGCCTTCGCGCCCTTCAAGTCGGCGCAGAGCGCGCTGGAGAACATGAACGCCGTCTCCGAGG GGATCCTGCACGAGGACCtgcggctgctgctggagaCGTCGCTGCCGCCCAAGAAGAAGAAGGTGCTGCTGGGAGTCGCCGACGCCAAGATCGGTGCCGCCAtcctggaggagctgggctACCAGTGCCAGACGGGCGGCGTGGTGGCCGAGATCCTGCGCG GGATCCGGCTGCACTTCCACgcgctggtgaaggggctgacgGCGCAGTCGGCGTCCAAGGCGCAGCTGGGGCTCGGCCACAGCTACTCGCGGGCCAAGGTCAAGTTCAACGTCAACAGGGTGGACAACATGATCATCCAGTCCATCAGCCTGCTGGACCAGCTGGACAAGGACATCAACACCTTCTCCATGCGCGTCCG GGAATGGTACGGCTACCACTTCCCCGAGCTGATCAAGATCGTCCCCGAGAACTACACCTACTGCCGCCTGGCCAAGTTCATCGGGAACCGCAAGGAGCTGAGCGAGGAGagcctggaggggctggaggagatcGTCATGGACGCCGCCAAGGCCCAGGCTATCCTCGAGGCCTCCCGCTCCTCCATGG GCATGGACATCTCCCCCCTCGACCTCATCAACATCGAGAGCTTCTCCAGCCGCGTCATCTCCCTCTCCGAGTACCGCAAGGGCCTGCAGGAGTACCTGCGCTCCAAGATGAGCCAGGTGGCTCCCAGCCTCTCGGCGCTCATCGGCGAGGTG gtGGGCGCGCGGCTCATCTCCCACGCCGGCAGCCTCACCAACCTGGCCAAGTACCCGGCCTCAACGGTGCAGATCCTGGGAGCCGAGAAGGCTCTGTTCAG GGCGCTGAAGACGCGCGGCAACACCCCCAAGTACGGGCTGATCTTCCACTCCACCTTCATCGGGCGCGCGGCCGCCAAGAACAAGGGGCGCATCTCCCGCTACCTGGCCAACAAATGCACCATCGCCTCCCGCATCGACTGCTTCTCGG AGGTCCCCACCAGCGTCTTCGGGGACAAGCTGCGGGAGCAGGTGGAGGAGCGCCTGGCCTTCTACGAGACCGGGGAGCCGCCCCGCAAGAACCTGGAGGTGATGAAGGAGGCGATGGCCGAG GCCAGCGAGGTGGTGGCTGAGGTGAAGAGGaagcaggagaagaaggagaaaaagaagaaaaagagggagaagcGGCGGCTGGAGGCCTTGGCTGCGGCAGCAGAGGAGGCGGAGAACGCGgag GAGAACGACGTGGAacccaagaagaagaagaaaaagaagaagcagcaggagccGGAGGCTGAATCGGAGTTGGAGGCGGCCTCGGAGCCAGAGGAGAAcgggctggaggaggaggaggaggaggccgtgcccaagaggaaaaggaaactgGTGGCAGAAGCAGATCAGGAGGAAGAGGACgtggagaagaagaagaggaagaagaagaagaaggcgCGGGACTTGGAGGACTAG
- the IDH3B gene encoding isocitrate dehydrogenase [NAD] subunit beta, mitochondrial isoform X2, with protein sequence MAALGVRRVAAAGLLRAQSLGAWRGLRVPTTTLQQNPEAKSHSTKPEGTFQVTMLPGDGVGPELMHAVKEVFKAASVPVVFDEHHLSEVQNMASEEKLDQVVDSMKESKVALIGKIHTPMEYKGELASYDMRLRRKLDLFANVVHVKSLPGYQTRHNNLDLVIIREQTEGEYSSLEHESAKGVIECLKIITRAKSQRIAKFAFDFATKKGRSKVTAVHKANIMKLGDGLFLQCCEEVAELYPKIKFETMIIDNCCMQLVQNPYQFDVLVMPNLYGNIIDNLAAGLVGGAGVVPGESYSAEYAVFEMGARHPFAQAVGRNIANPTAMLLSAANMLRHLNLEFHSNLISDAVKKVIKVGKVRTADMGGYATSLDFTQAVIAALDS encoded by the exons atggcggcgctgGGAGTGAGGCGGGTGGCGGCCGCG GGTCTCTTGCGTGCCCAGAGCCTTGGAGCATGGAGGGGCCTGCgtgtccccaccaccaccctccAGCAGAACCCAGAGGCCAAG TCGCACAGCACAAAGCCTGAGGGCACGTTCCAGGTCACCATGCTGCCCGGAGACGGTGTGGGCCCCGAGCTGATGCACGCTGTCAAAGAAGTCTTCAAG GCGGCCAGCGTGCCCGTGGTCTTCGATGAGCATCACCTCAGCGAGGTGCAGAACATGGCATCAGAGGAGAAACTGGATCAAGTGGTGGATTCCATGAAGGAAAGCAAGGTGGCCCTCATAG GGAAAATCCACACCCCCATGGAGTACAAGGGAGAGCTGGCGTCCTACGACATGCGGCTCCG gcGCAAACTGGACCTGTTCGCCAATGTTGTCCATGTCAAGAGCTTGCCGGGCTACCAGACGCGGCACAACAACTTGGACCTCGTCATCATCCGCGAGCAGACGGAGGGCGAGTACAGCTCGCTGGAGCATGAG AGCGCGAAGGGCGTGATCGAGTGCCTGAAGATCATCACGCGGGCCAAGTCCCAGCGCATCGCCAAGTTCGCCTTCGACTTCGCCACCAAGAAGGGGCGCTCCAAGGTGACGGCCGTGCACAAAGCCAACATCAT GAAGCTGGGCGACGGGCTCTTCCTGCAGTGCTGCGAGGAAGTGGCAGAGCTGTACCCCAAGATCAAGTTTGAAACCATGATCATCGACAACTGCTGCATGCAG CTGGTGCAGAATCCGTACCAGTTCGACGTCCTGGTGATGCCAAACCTTTACGGGAACATCATTGACAACCTGGCAGCCGGCTTGGTGGGCGGCGCCGGCGTCGTTCCCGGCGAGAGCTACAGCGCCGAGTACGCCGTCTTCGAGATG GGCGCCCGGCACCCCTTCGCCCAGGCGGTGGGCAGGAACATCGCCAACCCCACGGCCATGCTGCTCTCCGCCGCCAACATGCTGCGGCATCTCAA CCTGGAATTCCACTCCAATTTGATCTCGGATGCGGTGAAGAAGGTGATCAAAGTCGGCAAA GTGCGCACGGCGGACATGGGCGGCTACGCCACGTCCCTGGATTTCACCCAAGCCGTGATAGCCGCCCTGGACTCGTAG
- the DCTN1 gene encoding dynactin subunit 1 isoform X5 yields MSAEASSKPLKVGSRVEVIGKGHRGTVAYVGATLFATGKWVGVILDEAKGKNDGTVQGRKYFTCEENHGIFVRQSQIQVFEDGADTTSPETPESAALKVPKRDSVDAAKASKLRGVKPKKAPAPRKTTARRAKPTRTPSSAASSGTAGPSGSASASGGEMSSSEPSTPAQTPLVAPVIPSPSLASPVAPPVPSPTKEEENLRAQVRDLEEKLETLKIKRNEDKAKLKELEKYKIQLEQVQEWKSKMQEQQADLQRRLKEAKKEAKDALEAKERYMEEMADTADAIEMATLDKEMAEERAESLQQEVDSLKEKVEYLTMDLEILKHEIEEKGSDGAASSYQVKQLEEQNARLKEALVRMRDLSASEKQEHVKLQKQMEKKNTELESLRQQREKLQEEVKQAEKTVDELKEQVDAALGAEEMVETLTERNLDLEEKVRELRETVGDLEAMNEMNDELQENARETELELREQLDMATARVREAEKRVEAAQETVADYQQTIKKYRELTAHLQDVNRELMSQQEASAERQQQPPPEMFDFKIKFAETKAHAKAIEMELRQMEVQQANRHVSLLTSFMPDSFLRHGGDHDCILVLLLIPRLICKAELISKQAQEKFDLTENCAERSGLRGAAGEQLSFAAGLVYSLSLLQATLHKYEQALNKCSVEVYKKVGMLYPEMSVHERSLDFLIELLHKDQLDETVNVEPLTKAIKYYQHLYSIHLADQAEDCTMQLADHIKFTQSALDCMGVEVCRLRAFLQAGQEASDLAILLKDLETSCSDIRQFCKKIRRRMPGTDAPGIPAALGFGQQVSDTLLDCRKHLTWVVAVLQEVAAAGAQMIAPLAENEGLMAVKLEDLAFKASEQIYGTQGINPYECLRQSCSILIATMNKMATAMQEGEYDADRPQTKPTPPADLRAAALRAEITDAEGLGLKLEDRETVIKELKKSLKIKGEELSEANVRLSLLEKKLDSASKDADDRVEKIQTKLDETQTLLKKKEKEFEETMDALQADIDQLESEKVELKQRLNNQSKRTIEGLRGAPASGVASIVSGIAGEEQQRGVGAGPVPGGGSGPVQVKDSPLLLQQIDALQLSIKHLKNENNRLKGAQLKMELASLAPLHVPKLSLARDGQGDGLATQALYRKSSQLLETLYQMSANAKVVDMKQAKSARSSSARLLEQTARLWALKNTIDTLRADTMRETVQQQPGASVPTDFGLFPSSSFLKAGQERARGLSCCGRVRVPCAPGQGRAHRLLLTPELRRRLRAHFAS; encoded by the exons GCCCCGGCGCCACGGAAG ACGACTGCCCGACGGGCCAAG CCCACGCGGacccccagctcagcagcatccAGCGGCACCGCGGGGCCCTCGGGCTCGGCCTCCGCCTCCGGTGGGGAGATGAGCAGCAGCGAGCCCAGCACGCCGGCCCAGACGCCACTGGTGGCCCCCGtcattcccagtccctccctGGCCTCGCCGGTGGCACCGCCGGTCCCCTCGCCCACAAAG gaggaggagaattTGCGTGCTCAAGTCAGAgacctggaggagaagctggagactCTGAAGATAAAGCGAAATGAAGACAAAGCAAAGCTCAAAGAGCTCGAGAAGTACAAGATCCAGCTGGAGCAGGTGCAGGAGTGGAAGAGCAAAATGCAGGAGCAGCAGGCCGACCTCCAGAGGCGTCTGAAGGAGGCCAAGAAG GAAGCCAAGGATGCCCTGGAGGCCAAGGAGCGCTACATGGAGGAGATGGCAGACACCGCCGACGCCATCGAGATGGCAACCCTGGACAAGGAGATGGCGGAGGAGCGCGCCGagtccctgcagcaggaggtggaCTCCCTGAAGGAGAAGGTGGAATACCTCACCATGGACCTGGAGATCCTGAAGCACGAGATCGAAGAGAAAG gctCGGACGGAGCCGCGTCCAGTTACCAAGTCAAACAGCTGGAAGAGCAGAATGCGAGGCTGAAGGAAGCTCTTGTGAG GATGCGGGACTTGTCTGCATCGGAGAAACAGGAACACGtgaagctgcagaagcaaatggagaagaaaaacacgGAGCTGGAGTCCTTGCgacagcagagggagaagcttcAGGAGGAGGTGAAGCAGGCGGAGAAGACGGTGGATGAGCTGAAGGAGCAg GTGGACGCTGCTCTGGGTGCTGAAGAGATGGTGGAGACTCTGACCGAGAGAAACTTAGACCTGGAGGAGAAGGTCCGGGAGCTGCGCGAGACCGTGGGGGACCTG GAAGCCATGAACGAGATGAACGACGAGCTGCAGGAGAACGCCCGCGAGACAGAGCTGGAATTGCGGGAGCAGCTGGACATGGCGACGGCACGGGTCCGCGAGGCGGAGAAACGCGTGGAGGCCGCGCAGGAGACGGTGGCCGACTACCAGCAGACCATCAAAAAGTACCGAGAGCTGACCGCGCACCTCCAG GATGTGAACCGAGAGCTCATGAGCCAGCAGGAAGCGTCGGcggagaggcagcagcagcctccgCCTGAGATGTTCGACTTCAAGATCAAGTTTGCGGAGACAAAAGCCCACGCTAAG GCCATCGAGATGGAGCTGCGGCAGATGGAGGTGCAGCAGGCCAACCGCCACGTCTCCCTCCTCACGTCCTTCATGCCCGACAGCTTCCTGCGCCACGGAGGCGACCATGACTGCATCCTGGTGCTCCTGCTCATCCCGCGCCTCATCTGCAAG GCCGAGCTGATCAGCAAACAGGCGCAGGAGAAGTTTGATCTGACGGAGAACTGTGCGGAGCGCAGCGGGCTCCGGGGCGCTGCCGGGGAGCAGCTGAGCTTCGCCGCCGGGCTGGTCTATTCGCTCAGCCTGCTGCAGGCCACGCTGCACAAATACGAGCA GGCCCTGAACAAGTGCAGCGTGGAGGTGTACAAGAAGGTGGGGATGCTGTACCCGGAGATGAGCGTCCACGAGCGCTCGCTGGACTTCCTGATCGAGCTGCTGCACAAGGACCAGCTGGACGAGACGGTCAACGTGGAGCCGCTGACCAAGGCCATCAAGTACTACCAG CACCTGTACAGCATCCACCTGGCTGACCAGGCTGAGGACTGCACCATGCAGCTCGCCGACCACATCAAG TTCACCCAGAGTGCCTTGGACTGCATGGGCGTGGAGGTGTGCCGGCTGCGAGCCTTCCTCCAG GCCGGGCAGGAGGCCTCCGACCTGGCCATCCTCCTCAAGGACctggagacctcctgcagcgaCATCCGCCAGTTCTGCAAGAAGATCAGGCGCCGCATGCCCGGCACGGATGCTCCGGGGATCCCTGCGGCGCTGGGCTTTGGGCAGCAG GTGTCGGACACGCTGCTGGATTGCCGCAAGCACCTGACGTGGGTGGTGGCCGTGCTGCAGGAGGTGGCCGCCGCTGGGGCGCAGATGATCGCGCCGCTGGCGGAGAACGAGGGGCTGATGGCGGTGAAGCTGGAGGATTTGGCCTTCAAAGCGAGCGAGCAG ATCTACGGCACCCAGGGCATCAACCCCTACGAGTGCCTGCGCCAGTCCTGCAGCATCCTCATCGCCACCATGAACAAGATGGCCACGGCCATGCAGGAGGGCGAGTACGACGCGGACCGGCCGCAGACCAAG CCCACCCCCCCTGCAGACCTGCGGGCCGCGGCTCTCCGGGCAGAGATCACCGACGccgaggggctggggctgaagCTGGAGGATAGGGAAACGGTTATCAAAGAGCTAAAGAAGTCCCTCAAGATCAAG GGCGAGGAGCTCAGCGAAGCAAACGTGCGGCTCAGCCTCCTGGAGAAGAAGCTGGACAGCGCGTCCAAGGACGCCGATGACCGCGTGGAAAAGATACAGACCAAGCTGGACGAGACCCAGACGCTGCTCAAAAAGAAGGAGAA GGAGTTCGAGGAGACCATGGATGCTCTTCAGGCAGATATCGACCAGCTGGAGTCGGAGAAGGTGGAGCTGAAGCAGCGCCTGAACAACCAGTCGAAGCGAACCATCGAGGGCCTGCGCGGCGCCCCTGCCTCTGGAGTTGCCTCCATCGTGTCTGGCATCGCTGGAG aggaacAGCAGAGAG GTGTCGGTGCCGGCCCAGTGCCAGGAGGCGGCTCAGGACCCGTCCAGGTGAAGGACTCGCCACTCCTCCTGCAGCAAATCGATGCCCTGCAGCTTTCCATCAAGCACCTCAAGAACGAGAACAACCGGCTCAAG GGCGCGCAGCTGAAGATGGAGCTGGCCAGCCTGGCACCGCTGCACGTGCCCAAGCTCTCGCTCGCCAGGGACGGGCAGGGGGACGGCCTGGCCACGCAGGCGCTGTACCGCAAGAGCAGCCAGCTCCTGGAGACCCTCTACCAGATGAGCGCCAACGCCAAGGTGGTGGACATGAAGCAAGCCAAGTCAG CTCGGAGCTCGTCGGCGCGGCTGCTGGAGCAGACGGCGCGGCTGTGGGCCCTCAAGAACACCATCGACACCCTGAGG GCGGACACGATGCGGGAGACGGTGCAGCAGCAGCCGGGCGCCAGCGTCCCCACCGACTTCggcctcttcccctcctcctccttcctcaag GCGGGGCAGGAGCGGGCGCGGGGCCTGTCGTGCTGCGGGCGCGTGCGGGTGCCCTGCGCCCCGGGACAGGGACGGGCTCACCGGCTGCTCCTCACGCCCGAGCTGCGGCGGCGCCTGCGCGCACACTTCGCCTCCTGA
- the DCTN1 gene encoding dynactin subunit 1 isoform X8, with translation MMRQAPAPRKTTARRAKPTRTPSSAASSGTAGPSGSASASGGEMSSSEPSTPAQTPLVAPVIPSPSLASPVAPPVPSPTKEEENLRAQVRDLEEKLETLKIKRNEDKAKLKELEKYKIQLEQVQEWKSKMQEQQADLQRRLKEAKKEAKDALEAKERYMEEMADTADAIEMATLDKEMAEERAESLQQEVDSLKEKVEYLTMDLEILKHEIEEKGSDGAASSYQVKQLEEQNARLKEALVRMRDLSASEKQEHVKLQKQMEKKNTELESLRQQREKLQEEVKQAEKTVDELKEQVDAALGAEEMVETLTERNLDLEEKVRELRETVGDLEAMNEMNDELQENARETELELREQLDMATARVREAEKRVEAAQETVADYQQTIKKYRELTAHLQDVNRELMSQQEASAERQQQPPPEMFDFKIKFAETKAHAKAIEMELRQMEVQQANRHVSLLTSFMPDSFLRHGGDHDCILVLLLIPRLICKAELISKQAQEKFDLTENCAERSGLRGAAGEQLSFAAGLVYSLSLLQATLHKYEQALNKCSVEVYKKVGMLYPEMSVHERSLDFLIELLHKDQLDETVNVEPLTKAIKYYQHLYSIHLADQAEDCTMQLADHIKFTQSALDCMGVEVCRLRAFLQAGQEASDLAILLKDLETSCSDIRQFCKKIRRRMPGTDAPGIPAALGFGQQVSDTLLDCRKHLTWVVAVLQEVAAAGAQMIAPLAENEGLMAVKLEDLAFKASEQIYGTQGINPYECLRQSCSILIATMNKMATAMQEGEYDADRPQTKPTPPADLRAAALRAEITDAEGLGLKLEDRETVIKELKKSLKIKGEELSEANVRLSLLEKKLDSASKDADDRVEKIQTKLDETQTLLKKKEKEFEETMDALQADIDQLESEKVELKQRLNNQSKRTIEGLRGAPASGVASIVSGIAGGVGAGPVPGGGSGPVQVKDSPLLLQQIDALQLSIKHLKNENNRLKGAQLKMELASLAPLHVPKLSLARDGQGDGLATQALYRKSSQLLETLYQMSANAKVVDMKQAKSARSSSARLLEQTARLWALKNTIDTLRADTMRETVQQQPGASVPTDFGLFPSSSFLKAGQERARGLSCCGRVRVPCAPGQGRAHRLLLTPELRRRLRAHFAS, from the exons ATGATGAGGCAGGCCCCGGCGCCACGGAAG ACGACTGCCCGACGGGCCAAG CCCACGCGGacccccagctcagcagcatccAGCGGCACCGCGGGGCCCTCGGGCTCGGCCTCCGCCTCCGGTGGGGAGATGAGCAGCAGCGAGCCCAGCACGCCGGCCCAGACGCCACTGGTGGCCCCCGtcattcccagtccctccctGGCCTCGCCGGTGGCACCGCCGGTCCCCTCGCCCACAAAG gaggaggagaattTGCGTGCTCAAGTCAGAgacctggaggagaagctggagactCTGAAGATAAAGCGAAATGAAGACAAAGCAAAGCTCAAAGAGCTCGAGAAGTACAAGATCCAGCTGGAGCAGGTGCAGGAGTGGAAGAGCAAAATGCAGGAGCAGCAGGCCGACCTCCAGAGGCGTCTGAAGGAGGCCAAGAAG GAAGCCAAGGATGCCCTGGAGGCCAAGGAGCGCTACATGGAGGAGATGGCAGACACCGCCGACGCCATCGAGATGGCAACCCTGGACAAGGAGATGGCGGAGGAGCGCGCCGagtccctgcagcaggaggtggaCTCCCTGAAGGAGAAGGTGGAATACCTCACCATGGACCTGGAGATCCTGAAGCACGAGATCGAAGAGAAAG gctCGGACGGAGCCGCGTCCAGTTACCAAGTCAAACAGCTGGAAGAGCAGAATGCGAGGCTGAAGGAAGCTCTTGTGAG GATGCGGGACTTGTCTGCATCGGAGAAACAGGAACACGtgaagctgcagaagcaaatggagaagaaaaacacgGAGCTGGAGTCCTTGCgacagcagagggagaagcttcAGGAGGAGGTGAAGCAGGCGGAGAAGACGGTGGATGAGCTGAAGGAGCAg GTGGACGCTGCTCTGGGTGCTGAAGAGATGGTGGAGACTCTGACCGAGAGAAACTTAGACCTGGAGGAGAAGGTCCGGGAGCTGCGCGAGACCGTGGGGGACCTG GAAGCCATGAACGAGATGAACGACGAGCTGCAGGAGAACGCCCGCGAGACAGAGCTGGAATTGCGGGAGCAGCTGGACATGGCGACGGCACGGGTCCGCGAGGCGGAGAAACGCGTGGAGGCCGCGCAGGAGACGGTGGCCGACTACCAGCAGACCATCAAAAAGTACCGAGAGCTGACCGCGCACCTCCAG GATGTGAACCGAGAGCTCATGAGCCAGCAGGAAGCGTCGGcggagaggcagcagcagcctccgCCTGAGATGTTCGACTTCAAGATCAAGTTTGCGGAGACAAAAGCCCACGCTAAG GCCATCGAGATGGAGCTGCGGCAGATGGAGGTGCAGCAGGCCAACCGCCACGTCTCCCTCCTCACGTCCTTCATGCCCGACAGCTTCCTGCGCCACGGAGGCGACCATGACTGCATCCTGGTGCTCCTGCTCATCCCGCGCCTCATCTGCAAG GCCGAGCTGATCAGCAAACAGGCGCAGGAGAAGTTTGATCTGACGGAGAACTGTGCGGAGCGCAGCGGGCTCCGGGGCGCTGCCGGGGAGCAGCTGAGCTTCGCCGCCGGGCTGGTCTATTCGCTCAGCCTGCTGCAGGCCACGCTGCACAAATACGAGCA GGCCCTGAACAAGTGCAGCGTGGAGGTGTACAAGAAGGTGGGGATGCTGTACCCGGAGATGAGCGTCCACGAGCGCTCGCTGGACTTCCTGATCGAGCTGCTGCACAAGGACCAGCTGGACGAGACGGTCAACGTGGAGCCGCTGACCAAGGCCATCAAGTACTACCAG CACCTGTACAGCATCCACCTGGCTGACCAGGCTGAGGACTGCACCATGCAGCTCGCCGACCACATCAAG TTCACCCAGAGTGCCTTGGACTGCATGGGCGTGGAGGTGTGCCGGCTGCGAGCCTTCCTCCAG GCCGGGCAGGAGGCCTCCGACCTGGCCATCCTCCTCAAGGACctggagacctcctgcagcgaCATCCGCCAGTTCTGCAAGAAGATCAGGCGCCGCATGCCCGGCACGGATGCTCCGGGGATCCCTGCGGCGCTGGGCTTTGGGCAGCAG GTGTCGGACACGCTGCTGGATTGCCGCAAGCACCTGACGTGGGTGGTGGCCGTGCTGCAGGAGGTGGCCGCCGCTGGGGCGCAGATGATCGCGCCGCTGGCGGAGAACGAGGGGCTGATGGCGGTGAAGCTGGAGGATTTGGCCTTCAAAGCGAGCGAGCAG ATCTACGGCACCCAGGGCATCAACCCCTACGAGTGCCTGCGCCAGTCCTGCAGCATCCTCATCGCCACCATGAACAAGATGGCCACGGCCATGCAGGAGGGCGAGTACGACGCGGACCGGCCGCAGACCAAG CCCACCCCCCCTGCAGACCTGCGGGCCGCGGCTCTCCGGGCAGAGATCACCGACGccgaggggctggggctgaagCTGGAGGATAGGGAAACGGTTATCAAAGAGCTAAAGAAGTCCCTCAAGATCAAG GGCGAGGAGCTCAGCGAAGCAAACGTGCGGCTCAGCCTCCTGGAGAAGAAGCTGGACAGCGCGTCCAAGGACGCCGATGACCGCGTGGAAAAGATACAGACCAAGCTGGACGAGACCCAGACGCTGCTCAAAAAGAAGGAGAA GGAGTTCGAGGAGACCATGGATGCTCTTCAGGCAGATATCGACCAGCTGGAGTCGGAGAAGGTGGAGCTGAAGCAGCGCCTGAACAACCAGTCGAAGCGAACCATCGAGGGCCTGCGCGGCGCCCCTGCCTCTGGAGTTGCCTCCATCGTGTCTGGCATCGCTGGAG GTGTCGGTGCCGGCCCAGTGCCAGGAGGCGGCTCAGGACCCGTCCAGGTGAAGGACTCGCCACTCCTCCTGCAGCAAATCGATGCCCTGCAGCTTTCCATCAAGCACCTCAAGAACGAGAACAACCGGCTCAAG GGCGCGCAGCTGAAGATGGAGCTGGCCAGCCTGGCACCGCTGCACGTGCCCAAGCTCTCGCTCGCCAGGGACGGGCAGGGGGACGGCCTGGCCACGCAGGCGCTGTACCGCAAGAGCAGCCAGCTCCTGGAGACCCTCTACCAGATGAGCGCCAACGCCAAGGTGGTGGACATGAAGCAAGCCAAGTCAG CTCGGAGCTCGTCGGCGCGGCTGCTGGAGCAGACGGCGCGGCTGTGGGCCCTCAAGAACACCATCGACACCCTGAGG GCGGACACGATGCGGGAGACGGTGCAGCAGCAGCCGGGCGCCAGCGTCCCCACCGACTTCggcctcttcccctcctcctccttcctcaag GCGGGGCAGGAGCGGGCGCGGGGCCTGTCGTGCTGCGGGCGCGTGCGGGTGCCCTGCGCCCCGGGACAGGGACGGGCTCACCGGCTGCTCCTCACGCCCGAGCTGCGGCGGCGCCTGCGCGCACACTTCGCCTCCTGA